A window of Perognathus longimembris pacificus isolate PPM17 chromosome 6, ASM2315922v1, whole genome shotgun sequence contains these coding sequences:
- the Mmp24os gene encoding protein MMP24OS has product MGSQLSGGQGASEQAQPPPPPPPGPGPRPEPGPWGQLEDVRFLIVCTPWY; this is encoded by the coding sequence ATGGGCTCTCAACTGAGCGGCGGCCAGGGCGCCTCGGAGCAGGcgcagcccccgccccctcccccgccagggCCAGGGCCCCGGCCCGAACCCGGCCCGTGGGGGCAGCTAGAGGACGTGCGCTTTCTCATCGTCTGCACCCCCTGGTACTGA
- the Mmp24 gene encoding matrix metalloproteinase-24, which translates to MIPSVKGKSLPRYNGAFSSIMHPFLSRVFQNWLKSYGYLLPYDSRASALHSGKALQSAVSTMQQFYGIPVTGVLDQTTIEWMKKPRCGVPDHPHLSRRRRNKRYALTGQKWRQKHITYSIHNYTPKVGELDTRKAIRQAFDVWQKVTPLTFEEVPYHEIKSDRKEADIMIFFASGFHGDSSPFDGEGGFLAHAYFPGPGIGGDTHFDSDEPWTLGNANHDGNDLFLVAVHELGHALGLEHSNDPSAIMAPFYQYMETHNFKLPQDDLQGIQKIYGPPAEPLEPTRPLPTLPVRRIHSPSERKHERQPRPPRPPLGDRPSTPGTKPNICDGNFNTVALFRGEMFVFKDRWFWRLRNNRVQEGYPMQIEQFWKGLPARIDAAYERADGRFVFFKGDKYWVFKEVTVEPGYPHSLGELGSCLPREGIDTALRWEPVGKTYFFKGERYWRYSEERRATDPGYPKPITVWKGIPQAPQGAFISKEGYYTYFYKGRDYWKFDNQKLSVEPGYPRNILRDWMGCNQKEVERRKERRLPQEDVDIMVTINDVPGSVNAVAVVIPCILSLCILVLVYTIFQFKNKAGPQPVTYYKRPVQEWV; encoded by the exons ATGATCCCTAGTGTTAAGGGGAAATCTCTGCCCAGGTACAATGGTGCCTTCTCCAGCATAATGCATCCTTTTCTCTCACGTGTCTTTCAGAACTGGTTGAAGTCGTATGGCTATCTGCTTCCCTACGATTCACGGGCATCTGCATTGCACTCAGGGAAGGCCTTACAGTCAGCAGTCTCCACTATGCAGCAATTTTACGGAATCCCAGTCACCGGTGTGTTGGATCAGACAACAATCGA ATGGATGAAGAAACCTCGATGTGGTGTCCCAGACCACCCCCACTTGAGTCGAAGGCGGAGAAACAAGCGCTATGCCCTGACTGGACAGAAGTGGAGGCAAAAACATATCACCTACAG CATTCACAACTATACCCCAAAGGTGGGTGAGCTAGACACACGGAAAGCTATTCGCCAGGCTTTTGATGTGTGGCAGAAAGTGACCCCGTTGACCTTTGAAGAGGTGCCATACCATGAGATCAAAAGTGATCGGAAGGAAGCAGACATCATGATCTTCTTTGCTTCTGGTTTCCATGGTGACAGCTCCCCATTTGATGGGGAAGGAGGATTCCTGGCCCATGCCTACTTCCCTGGCCCAGGGATTGGCGGAGACACTCACTTTGACTCAGATGAGCCATGGACCCTAGGAAATGCCAACCATGATG GAAATGACCTCTTCCTGGTGGCTGTGCATGAGCTGGGCCATGCGCTGGGACTGGAGCACTCCAACGATCCCAGTGCCATTATGGCACCCTTCTACCAGTACATGGAGACGCACAACTTCAAGCTACCCCAGGATGATCTCCAGGGCATCCAGAAGATCTACG GACCGCCAGcagagccactggagcccacaAGGCCCCTCCCTACGCTTCCAGTCCGCAGGATCCACTCACCATCTGAGAGGAAACATGAGCGCCAGCCCAGGCCCCCTCGGCCACCCCTTGGGGACCGACCATCCACTCCAGGCACCAAGCCCAACATCTGTGATGGCAACTTCAACACAGTGGCCCTCTTCAGGGGCGAGATGTTTGTGTTTAAG GATCGCTGGTTCTGGCGCCTGCGCAACAACCGGGTACAGGAGGGCTACCCCATGCAGATTGAGCAGTTCTGGAAAGGCCTGCCAGCCCGCATAGATGCAGCCTATGAAAGGGCTGATGGGAGATTTGTCTTCTTCAAAG GTGACAAGTACTGGGTATTTAAGGAGGTCACAGTGGAACCTGGGTACCCCCACAGCCTGGGGGAGCTGGGCAGCTGCTTACCCCGTGAAGGCATCGACACGGCTCTGCGCTGGGAACCTGTGGGCAAGACCTACTTTTTCAAAGGCGAGCGGTACTGGCGCTACAGCGAGGAGCGGCGAGCCACAGACCCTGGCTACCCCAAACCCATCACCGTGTGGAAGGGCATCCCACAGGCCCCCCAAGGGGCCTTCATCAGCAAGGAAGGAT ATTACACCTACTTCTACAAGGGTCGGGACTACTGGAAGTTTGACAACCAGAAACTGAGCGTAGAGCCAGGCTACCCCCGTAACATCCTGCGTGACTGGATGGGCTGCAATCAGAAGGAGGTGGAGCGGCGCAAGGAGCGGCGGCTCCCCCAGGAAGATGTGGACATCATGGTGACCATCAATGATGTACCAGGCTCTGTAAATGCCGTGGCAGTGGTCATCCCCTGCATCCTGTCTCTCTGCATCCTGGTGCTGGTCTACACTATCTTCCAGTTCAAGAACAAGGCAGGCCCTCAGCCTGTCACTTACTATAAGCGGCCAGTCCAGGAGTGGGTATGA
- the Eif6 gene encoding eukaryotic translation initiation factor 6 → MAVRASFENNCEIGCFAKLTNTYCLVAIGGSENFYSVFEGELSDTIPVVHASIAGCRIIGRMCVGNRHGLLVPNNTTDQELQHIRNCLPDSVQIRRVEERLSALGNVTTCNDYVALVHPDLDRETEEILADVLKVEVFRQTVADQVLVGSYCVFSNQGGLVHPKTSIEDQDELSSLLQVPLVAGTVNRGSEVIAAGMVVNDWCAFCGLDTTSTELSVVESVFKLNEAQPSTIATSMRDSLIDSLT, encoded by the exons ATGGCGGTCCGAGCGTCGTTCGAGAACAACTGTGAGATCGGATGCTTTGCCAAGCTCACCAACACCTACTGCCTGGTGGCTATCGGCGGATCGGAGAACTTCTACAG CGTGTTCGAGGGCGAGCTCTCCGATACCATCCCCGTGGTGCACGCGTCCATCGCGGGCTGCCGCATCATCGGGCGCATGTGTGTGG GGAACAGGCATGGGCTCCTGGTGCCCAACAATACCACTGACCAGGAACTGCAGCACATTCGGAACTGCCTGCCAGACTCAGTGCAAATCCGTCGGGTGGAGGAGCGGCTCTCAGCTCTGGGCAATGTTACCACCTGCAATGACTACGTGGCCTTGGTTCACCCCGACCTGGACAGG GAGACAGAAGAGATTCTGGCTGATGTGCTCAAGGTAGAAGTCTTCAGACAGACAGTTGCTGACCAGGTGCTAGTAGGAAGCTACTGTGTTTTCAGCAATCAAGGAGGGCTGGTGCACCCCAAAACTTCAATTGAAGACCAGGATGAGCTGTCCTCTCTTCTTCAGGTCCCCCTTGTG GCGGGCACGGTAAACCGAGGGAGCGAGGTGATTGCTGCTGGGATGGTGGTGAATGACTGGTGTGCCTTTTGCGGCCTGGACACAACCAGCACAGAGCTGTCCGTGGTTGAGAGTGTCTTCAAGCTGAACGAAGCGCAGCCGAGCACCATTGCCACTAGCATGCGGGATTCCCTCATTGACAG CCTCACATGA